In Carassius gibelio isolate Cgi1373 ecotype wild population from Czech Republic chromosome B17, carGib1.2-hapl.c, whole genome shotgun sequence, the genomic stretch ttcaaaagaTTAACAACTATATATTATCTAAATTATACTAAAACGACTGTTATGTATtcctttttaatacatttttgtttattttatttttgcataatacAATGCATTAAGGTCCACACAAGgcatctatttattttaaataattttattgggTACTACACCACCTACTCATTAGgtctatatatgtataaataaagacAAGTTTTATGACGGTTGACTATATATGCCTCTGTATTTTACCCAGTTATCTGTAAAAATTCCTTTGAGATAATTGACTCGCTTATATTTTTCTGTAAGTTATAAAGTGTAATGTTCTCATATCAGAGGTATTATATATCTATTCTCATTcaccattttgttttgtttcatgcaCTTTCTTTAGAGGTATTTTAATTGCTGGGTTGTTTTGAGATTGAATCCAGTTGTCAGCTTGTTACCATGGATACTGctgttttacagtcttttctaGAAGTATATATCTTATAATAGATTATTAAGTAAACCACACAGTTTGTGCACGATCCTTCATACTGATACAGGACACACACCAGTAGTTATGCCACAGGTGAGCATATATCTCAAGGCAGGTCAGCCTTCAGGGAGAGGTTAGAACCTTCTCTTCTAGCCATACTGGGAATATTTGTTGGCCCAAGGCAAATATGTAATTCTGCATCATCTCAAATCATCATGAAACTCTGCCCGGAGCAGTTCAGACTCCGAGACTGTAAATCTCCAGGGTTTCCATTAATGTATGCTGTTGcgtttcagttgtgttttcttCTCGTTGCAGATCAACCGTGGATCTGGAATATTCCTTACACTAAAGCCCCAGACACTCATGGAAATGTATGGGTTCCTTCTTGAGAAGTTCGAGGTTCAGGGATCATCTGCATAAGACAGAATTAACATAGAAAACAGACCATCGGCATTTGACTCTGCTTCGGGTCTGTTTAGGTTAAGCCTTATGAGGATCTAACCACCACactttaaaggaatagatcacccaCATTCACcttcatttcgttccaaacctatatgagtttctttctcaTGTTGAActtagaagatattttgaagaatgctggtaatcaagtAGTAGTTGGTCCCCATTGACCTTCTATGGATGTCagtggggaccaacaactgtttggttcaaaattcttccaaatatcttattttgtgttcaacataagaaactTATATAGGCTTGGAactgatgacaacattttcatttttgggtgaatggtAGATGTGCACCATTATAGTGTGCACCCTTAATGCTGTATTTTAGTCCTTTTTTTTCATAGTAGAAATTGGTGATGTTTAGTTATGCCTAAATTGTCAACTTTTTGTAAAAAcaccaaataaaatgcattttacaacTGGAAAACCTTGgaactaaatacatttttcagtagCAGTGTCCTCCAATGACTGAAATCCAGTAATGTTTGTTGAAAATAGCAatcaaatgatgtttttattcagcaaaacaaCCATTCCCAATGGTTTTTACCTAGTTATGTTTACTTCTTGATTCAAAAACCTCAGAAGCAGGTAATGGGtaccatttatttatatatatatatatatatatatatatatatgtatatacattttgagCTGGATTTGTTGTATATAACCAATAGAGTTCAGATAAAAAAAAGGACTAAATGAAATAGTGAAAACATCTCAAATTGGTCTTTTTTAAAAGTTTGATTATGGACATGTCCTGTGAAATGAACTCTGGGCGAGCTCCAAGGGCAGATTGATATTTTCATTCCCGGCTACAGTGATGCAGTAATGTGTTTGAGGAGGACTCTGCTCCCCCGGCATCAGTGATATATTGAATGTGTTCAAAATACAGAACAATTGGTGATGTTTTCTACTCAATCTGAAATTGTCATGTTGCCTAGCAACATTGGAAAAGTTAACTCTACCTTGATACAGGAATTCCCCGTGGCcccattctatttatttttttcgtttAATGAACAAATTTAAGGTTCACTTCGACCTTTTCTCCAGCACATCTGTACTTTAAAGTTGCAGCATGTCCTTTGAGGAATTTTTATCGTACAttgtaatgaaaatgaaatattccacCTGAATTATGTATCTCTCACTTGCACAGCTACTGTATCTGAGACATTTATTGAAACCGCTTTAACGGAAACTGCTTTAGAAAAGATAAATATTAGAGAGGTCTCCTCTATTCTGAAAAGGTCTTTTAGTATTGATCTTGGATCATTAGAGTGATTCCTAACAGAGCAGTCTGGCCGAAACCACGAGGATCATTATGTGTTTACCATTCCAATGAGTGACTACTGTGTTAATGATTCCAATTACATCCCTGCAATTACTAATAATTGTCCCCATGTTATTCAACTCATAGTTTTGTCTCTGTATGACATTTTAGCAACTATttttcaaagtgtgtgtgtatatatataatttactataATTTACTAATAGACTCCTGTttacattttctcaaaaaaaaactaatctaattCTAAATCTAATTTcttatgattttaataataatgtccTAAATACAAGGTAAGTATCAAACTATCAGCTAAGTATCAGTCTTCATTTCAAAGGAGCAATTTATTGTGTCTGACCACTGATGAAGTTGCATGGGCAATCAGGCTACAGatgtcttgttttgtgttgctTGGAACTAGACATGAAAAGACACGAAGGCATCATATGGAAAGCTGTGTTAACATTTATTCTTTAAAACTAACTAGTAACTGCATTTGTTAAGTTCTGATTAATGCTATTACAGTTTTCACTGGCACATAATCCCTTTTTCAGTGATGTTTAATTAGGTTCAAATATCAATTAGTCCAGCTTTGCTATATTAAAACAGCTTATTTATTTTGACTGTTTTCTATCCCGACATGGAGACTGTTGAACGCGccactttaaatggttttgtggtgctcgttgtattttaaaacacaattgcaatgttttcaactgataaataaataacaaaaaaaatgtaaatatatgggGCAATAATCTCCAAATAAGTCCAGCCAAACCCGCGTTCGCTACATCTTGTATGCACGCACTGTCACGAGCTAATGCACTGTAAATGGcagatttttaataaacaaataggACTACCGGACAAAAACATTCTAAATCTGACATTTTCAGGAACAGGACCAAATTaagtactggtcataatactcgcttaaaatgtttgatgtgaGTAACAGTGTATTTTGGAGCAGTGCAGATGGAAGCGGTTCTCTGACTGCGCAGCATAGCCACACAAGCCACAGTTATGTTcgggatcattttattttaaatgccataatgtcagttgaaaacattgcaattgtgttttaaaatacaacgagcaccacgaaaccatttaaagtgGCGCGTTCAACAGTCTCCATGTCGGGATagaaaacagtcaacaaagtaaaataatctCATTTTATCATATgctcataatcacatctattcattgtATAATCCTGTTACCAGTATTTTATTCAGGCTAAAACCCCTTTAATCGAagagaaaaaagcattttttgattaattgatcattaatttaaacagcaatcgatcatggaaatgattgaaaattgacatcccttaTGGTATTTTGAGTAAAAAGTGCCCCTGCTGATGGGGGATAGATAATCAATCATGAAAATCATAAGGATGACTTTTCCATTTGTGGATATGAAATGGATAGATTCAGATGGTAAATATCATACATTATGTTGGGCATTAACTTAGAGATAATCACCATGTTTAGCATGCaaccatcataaaaaaatatatattaatcatgtcatataataaaataaaatgtgttgttaCTACTGTAAATTATTATGGGATCTCCTTCAGAGCTTTCCAAATCTTAAATTTCTGAAAGATTTTGATTcattattttaacatgttttatattaacatattttaatgaTGAACAATTACTGGATAATTACTGAACAAAAATAGTTTTATCAAAATAAGTAGAAAAAATACTACACACTTGACCAAAGTGATTGTTTTGAACAAgtattaacttatttaaaaaaaaagactattttaGCTAAAGTATTTGTATCAATACTGTGTGCCTTTTACCCCATACCACCTCATACATTTAtaagatttttaaacaaaataaacgactatgatttattttaaatcaaaatctgTTGCTGCATAAATGTTCAATacaaatgtatatgtttttttcttcaatcATACACTTTGGGCGCCATACTTTTATGTCCTCTGAgtacattattaacatttaaaaactacTGAAAACAAGCAGTACACTAAAATGTTTCTTGGGGAAATAAAAGTTCCatgaataatgtataaataacgtTTTTGTGAAaacgttttgagaacattatttaaGACGAGAACTTTGaacaaatattccattataattagTTTATGCATAGCTTTTAGGGAACTTTGCCACAAACTTTAGCAAGTTCTGATAACGTTCCCTATTAGCTGAGAAAAAGATACTAGTCGCTATTTAGGTTCTTATTAGTTGTAATACTGTTAAAATAAGACCCAGCAACAAAGATAGAACAACTATGGTTTTAGAGTGCAATtgttaaaatggcttgccatatGCGTCTGCTCCGAGAGTTTCGTGTAGTCGCAGTGAACATGCGCTTCTTGTGAGGTTTGTCTACTGAACTTAAGGGCACATCGTGAATATTTCCAGAGAGTTCTTGCGAGTTTAGTCTGTGTGAACTGGTGTTGAAGGCTTACTATAAAAGTTTTAGCTTATGCACAGATTCAAAGCTTGTATCCAGTAGCGTATTGCAGCTCTTTTTCCGTATAGCTTGTGTATGCACCTGATGGACGTTCTGTACCTGCATCGACTGAAGTGAATTTAAGGTAAAGGCTTTTCGAAGAGACCCAGTGAGATGCATCACATGAGATGAGCTGAACTAGCAGATCCACCCACAGTCTCATCTAACAGGATTTCAGCTGCCACTAAACCCATTGTCAGAGGATGGTATGAGCATCTCTCATCATCATTGCTCATACTCATTTGGTGTCCATGCAGCCAAGGAATAATGGAAGACGAGGAAGTTTCTTACAGTTGCATGGCCACCACCGTTAAATGTAAGATGTGGATACTTTATTACCAGTCCTGTCCAGCAGTAGTCACATAATGGCATGTAGAGGCGCGTGCTGCTGTGGCTGTGGTCCTGCGAATGAAGATAATGCGAGGTTCATAATGTTGCTGCTCCTCATCATCCTCTATCTCCTGTGCGGAGCCGCGGTCTTTTCAGCCCTGGAGCATCCCAAGGAGAAGCAGGCGAAGGAAAAGTGGGCTCAGAGGTTTGAGCTCTTCAGCCAAAAGTACAATCTCAACAGAAGTGATCTGGAGAAGTTCTTGAGACATTATGAAGAGGCGAATATAGCAGGAATACGGGTGGACACCCTCAGACCGCGCTGGGATTTTACTGGAGCCTTTTACTTTGTCGGTACTGTCGTTTCCACCATCGGTAAGACTTAAAAGATTAGGAAATATTCTTTAATGTATTAGGTATATGCTATTTTTCTAAAAtccttaaaaaatgtttattaaaaatatatttacaacaactacataaaaataataatagtatgatAATATGGTAATACTAATGTATTTagtattgtgtgtttgtgtgacagagagagagacgctAGTCACACTTTTCAATCCAGTAAATAGCCTAAAAGTGTTCCCTGGGGGGAAAAAATGTAGACACTGTTTATTCCAGACACCTTATTGTTTGAAGAGTGGGGCATGTGCTCACAATAAAAGTAAAGTAACCTTTCAGCAAAGTCGAAACAGTTTAATGAAATAagaaagataagataagataagaaaaaataaataaataaaaataaagacatttctttagccaacaattactgtaattaatAAACTTTACATTTCTAATATTTCAAATAGTCCAACCTGTCTTATAGTCCCTGCATGAATGTATGTTGGTGTGGTTTTATCATCTTAATTTGTTTACCTGAAAcactgcaaataataataataaaaatcaagagAGGTTTGACTTTAACATATTAAAAATCAGTTAGAGAAAACAATTATGTAATTTGAATTTGACTCATAAAGCACAAAGTTACTGACATATAGCCATTGTGTCAACTAGACCTGCAGTATATGTGACAGCtatttgtgaattatttatttattgacttctTGTGTTGTTAAATTTTAGTGTTCATgttgttgtgtatttatttatttgttgatatATGTGTTAAAAAACGTTGTCAggattttataattaaaaatgaatacatttagtttagtttgtttATCTCTCTGTGATCAAGCACCTCATGAAATGTCCAGTGATAAAGTCTTCAGACCTAAGCTGAGGATGAGCTTGTCTTCATGACGTCCCCGTCAATGGTGGGTTTCATGTGCAGGGGAAAAACATCTATGAGAAGAATAATGCAATCCACTTGTTATTTGCATTTCAACAAGTGTGACAAGGGAAAGGTGGGAGATGTTTCAGTATCTGTCACCAATAGCAACAGTTTGTGCTCCAGCTTTGAAGAAGAAAATAGTTCTGGCCGATTGAGCTCAATAAACAGCCTGcagcaaatattatttattccattCTGTAtagttataaattaaaatttcttGCTCTCATATATCCCACAGGGTTTGGAATGACCACACCAGCCACAGTCGCTGGCAAAATCTTCCTGATCTTCTATGGACTCATTGGCTGTGCAGCcaccattttatttttcaatctgTTCTTGGAGAGAATAATAACAGTGTTGGCTTTTGTTCTCAAATCCTGCCACGAAGTCCAACGGCGACGCAGAGGAGTTTTACCACACGACAGCAGGCAAAACTTGAGCAACGCGAGGCTCAATCATGAAGACAGTCTTGCGGGATGGAAGCCCTCGGTGTATTGTGTGATGTTGATCCTTTGCGTGGCAGCAATAATCATTTCTTGCTGTGCTTCGGCCATGTATTCCTCAATCGAGGGATGGGGATATTTGGATTCACTCTACTTCTGCTTTGTGGCATTCAGTACCATTGGTTTCGGGGATATGGTCAGCAGCCAGCGGGCCAGTTACGAAAACCAAACCGTCTACAGAATCAGcaatttcttctttattttaatgggcGTTTGCTGCATTTACTCGCTATTCAACGTCATCTCTATTGTTATCAAGCAGGTGCTCAACTGGCTCCTGAAAAAGCTTGAGATACCTTGCCGTCACTGCCCCAAGAGGTCTCTCCGGCCCCGTAAAAATGCAGTCATGCCGGCCCATGTCCGAACACGTGTTCGCAACATATCCATAGACACAGATGCAGTGAACGACAGCGAGACGGATGGACGCAGGATGTCTGGAGAGATGATCTCCATGAGAGACTTCCTGGCGGCTAATAAGGTCAACTTGGCGATCATGCAGAAACAACTGTCTGAGACTGCCAACGGCCATCCCAGGCCATGCGGGTCAACAAATAGGCATAATGGATTCTCTGGTGGGGTCGGAGCCCTGGGTATAATGAATAATAGACTTGCAGAAACCAGTGTGGACAGATAAAtgtaaccataaaaaaaaaacaccacaatgGCTTAATAAAAAGACAGATTGCACTGCCCATATTTTAGCTAGTATTACTTTTATAATACAGATACATGAAGTCTCTTGTGTGTGTTGAATGCTGTAGCTGAAATATCCATTGCTGCTCTGAAGGTGAAGAGAACAGAAAACTCCAGCTCAGGTCTGTTTCTAAGATTGATGTGCTGGGAGAGGCTTTGCCGCACTGTTTCGACTCAAACTTTCTTATAATTGCAgggggttttgtttgtttgtttttttaatggagGATGTTGCAATCAGGTGTAGCACTttgtatggcaaaaaaaaaatgaacagatgCGTTCTACAGAACAGATCTACAGTGGGGTGTccaaagtctgagaccactagtgtaaatgtatattttctatttatattatgAGCATAAGACACATTCAATTTCATAACTattcacagaaaaaaatgatGTGGCTTGTCCTTCTTTGGCTTAAATTGCAGCAGCAGTCGAGCTGCGTGAATTTTGGATCAAATGAGCCAAAGAGCATCTTATGAACATCTGACCTTCAGAGTAACATGAGCAATGTTTACATATTGGACCTAGAAATAGTTCTCAAtcttatgtatttaatatattaaacctaacatatacactaccgttcaaaagtttgtttgaaaaataacactcattcagaaaggatgcattaaatttacagtaaaaacatttacaaacatacaaaatatttatatttcaaataaatgctgttcttttgaacttcaatccatcaaaaatctttaaaacatttatcatggttttcacaaaaatattaaacagcacaactgtttgaaACATTGATTATAGATATTTCTTGAGTACcatagcatattagaattatttctaaaaaaaataattaaataaacaacttTACTATCACATGAACAAGTATGCATGCATTtaatatgcatgcatgcacatgTAGGGTCTGAGATTTCGACTGTGGTGTCAGACTTTTGGACTCGCCTTTCTGTCACTTCTGTCTGACACTTTCTAGTGGAGCATTTCTTTTAAGTTCAGCTGAACAATCTAAGTGAAAATTTGATGCAAATTAAATTCATTCATCAGTAGCTTAATATCCTCTTCATTGTGCAGGTATGTAGATATGGACATGAGGCATAAGGTGCAACAGCTAAGAGATCCAGACAGCCCACATGCCATCTGTTTCAGACACTTCAAAGAGTCTAGCAGCTGTATAGAATTCATGACCTAACAGTCTATTGATTGCTTTAATTGCTTATCAGGTATTTCAGATGAACTGGAACAAATGTGCAACAGAACAAAAAGAACAATGTCGTTTTGAACTCTTCATGAAATATGTGCAATGCCAAAATGGGTGTGATGCAGGACATCAAATCATTTTCTCCAGCACTTTGAATCTTGAACTTTGAAACTTGCTTACTTTATTTTGAGGTGAATGACTGTATGTAGAGATGTAATGCATGatgaattataataaaataagctTTGACACTTTTGCTGGGAAATCATGCAAATCATTGTATCATTCTGAACAACATTTATCtaagttatattattattacttttattttttaaatcttgaatGCATTATAATCAGGGATGCTCTCTACACTTGATGCAGCacggcgtgtgtgtgtttgtgtgtcatgaCTTTCCTTCCATTAACATCTGTCACCTGCAGTCTTGTGGCCTTCACCAGCTTTCACACCAACTAATGTCGATATGATTCTACTGTCAATTCAGGGGAATCTCAGGGGTGATGTGAAAGCCAGCAAAAGCAATGCAATGAGTTTCCAACCTGTTTCCAAGCAGCAAAGGAAATAGATGTTTTCTAGCATGTTCTAGTCTtcttatttgttcattttgtgcATAGTGGGCTGTCAAAATTTGTGAGTGGATCAATGCAAAGTCAGTGATCCATAACAGTCATATTGTTGCACGCCTAATGCACATTTCTTGCCCAGTTTGCACAATTATAATACTATAATCAACTCAAGAAGCCCTGGGTTATTTGGATGTGATTTGATTTTGaaacacatgcacatatataAAGTCTAGGCTGCAAATAAGCTTCCGAAGAGACCGTTCATTTAACTCAAACACCCACCACCATATTTAATATTGTATGGGGTAAGTTGCCATTCAATAGGTATTTCAGCTAAAACTAAACaactgtgaaacacacacactcacaaaaaaacacaaaagtatcAAACCATTGTTCTaaccaacatttttaaatcatataaaattgAAATTGGCAGTATACCTACtacatagtaataataaattagaGATATTCTGAAAGCGTTTGAGAATTAGTATTTTGTGATAGCAAAACATGGTGTTTTGTGGGCACTGTTGTTGTGATTGCGGtaaatgtccactagagggaggTAGTATGTTATAAAACTGTGTATCCCCCTGTGCAGGTGTTGTAGGAATTTCATTTAATCCAGTACCATCAAACGTACCTTTTTATCTTTTAGGGTTTCTTTACTGCTTTTCCTCAcacaattaataaattatgaagTGTATGTGAGTCTTTCTTTAAAAGTGCTATGTCGAATAAATAGTAAATATGTACtctgaagggggggggggggatacatTATCTCTATCAAAACATAGCCTACATCTGTATGATTTGTATAAAATTACTAATAAACTAAATTCATATTTTCGAGAAAAAAGAGTGAGAGAGGAATATAAGCAGTGACCTCCACATTCTGTCGTCACGTCCTCAGCGAATAAAAAGTCAGAAAGGACATTTTTGTCCGTGCAGCACTTGGTGAAAAATGATCGAGGATGAAACTGTACCATATTCCACTGGATTTGTAGTCCGGCGCTCGACGAACTCCCATTAAGTGTGACTATCCCGCCCGCCGGGAGGAACTACAACTCCCATGAAACCGCCGCAGCGCTTCTGTTAATATCAATATGGCTTCTGTCAGTCAGACAAAGGCGAATCAGTTTTTGCCCTGAAATGAAATCAAATTAGGGAAAGGTAGCGGGAGAGTCGGACATCGTCCTGTTTTGCTGGTTCATGCCTGGCGACGGGGATTAAAGAGACGGAAACACTGTAGGTTGAGTTGAATAAATGCTGTGGTGCACGGAGGCCCCGCACGCGCACAATCAGGTAAGTCTGATTGTGAGATGCCAAATTATAAGAAAGGCGTCATTTGTTAAATCTGTCTGGAGACGTGGAACATGCATTCACGTATAAATGACGCTCGGAGGGAACTGAGCTCGGTTCGACCGCTGGGTCGCATGTAGAGTCACATCTGCTCTCATTCTGCGCTGGGATAGGGCTTTAGAAAAGAAATGCCAGCAACTGTGCAACAACTTACTCTTATGTTGACATTGGTGAAATTAACTAGTAGCTGTGTTGATGCTAATCTCTTTGCATTTATTACTATGacttattatttatgtatatgttgtatattattatattttgtgttttaacaAGGTGCTGACAGCATCCTAGAGCTGTGGTGTTATTTGGGTACGGGGTGTGTTTAAATTGGGTTAAGGTGACATCTGGTGAATATAGGCTTGATGGTTTatgcaaattgtattttttttttcaatagcagttattttttatttagagaaGGCGACCCTATTAAAACACCCTAAATTCAAAGTTGTGCATGTTTTTTGATAGATACTATATGTTAATAGTAAATAAAGTGTATGCAATATATGAGCAATCCAACTGATCAAGTTAAATTGCTTTGCAAATGATAAATCCAGATCGTTTTTCTAATGTAAAGTGCATTTATCTTGCACCATGCTTCATGGTGCATCATGCTTTTTTATTCTAAATTCTTCACATTGCATtacgttaaataaaataatttaaatgcatttttgactAAGCAGCCTACCTGACAAACTGCAAAAACTGCTGATGAAGCTAAAATATGGATCATGGTTTTGTAGTTTACTTATAGGGTAGGCTTATATGAATAAGGGTTAACAGTGCACATTATAAGCATTCCTTATAAGCcctcagaacaaaaaaaaagtgttaagttTATGGATAATAATTAAGAAACAGAGCTTAAAATCTTTGTAGTTTTTTCTCAAATAGcttgtataatattttaatttaacataattATTAAAAGTAGAGATGGGCGTTTTCTGCAAAtatcacatttgaatatttgagttcaaaagaaacaaatttttgaatatttgtttatttaaattaagtttaatgagacagacagTTATCTattcagcaacatttattattattttttttttcaaataacgaacttgagcacgcaaaagataCGATGTGTGAACGGCCTCTAAGAACTGCTGTCTTCTACAGTAACGTTACTTCAAATATGcagtggagaatcacagaaagtggcACGACTAGCGTTTTCCTTGAAATGTTTCCTTGAAATGTTTGaatgaaacaatgttgaaatgttTCCGCGAAATGTGAATGGCAccttattcattaattcattattttttgcttgcatacatcttcaaatatgcagtGGAGAATCgcagaaagtgaccaaattaggttttattgtgaactttttatcttttttttttttgttgtgaaattcgaatatcatttttatttattgaataatttgaGCAGAACGACtattcgaatgttcgactatccaTGCACACCCCtaattaaaagtgtttatttataattttttttttttttttttctactgcatCTTTGTGAGCATCATTTAAACATTGTCATGTGCTTGTTAcaaatgtaacagtttaaaaGCCTGAGAATTGCCTTTAAAAgtaaggaaaataaataatttggggatgcatttgatttattatctcttaatttttaatacaa encodes the following:
- the LOC127976662 gene encoding potassium channel subfamily K member 13-like; its protein translation is MACRGACCCGCGPANEDNARFIMLLLLIILYLLCGAAVFSALEHPKEKQAKEKWAQRFELFSQKYNLNRSDLEKFLRHYEEANIAGIRVDTLRPRWDFTGAFYFVGTVVSTIGFGMTTPATVAGKIFLIFYGLIGCAATILFFNLFLERIITVLAFVLKSCHEVQRRRRGVLPHDSRQNLSNARLNHEDSLAGWKPSVYCVMLILCVAAIIISCCASAMYSSIEGWGYLDSLYFCFVAFSTIGFGDMVSSQRASYENQTVYRISNFFFILMGVCCIYSLFNVISIVIKQVLNWLLKKLEIPCRHCPKRSLRPRKNAVMPAHVRTRVRNISIDTDAVNDSETDGRRMSGEMISMRDFLAANKVNLAIMQKQLSETANGHPRPCGSTNRHNGFSGGVGALGIMNNRLAETSVDR